One part of the Sorangiineae bacterium MSr11954 genome encodes these proteins:
- the tssG gene encoding type VI secretion system baseplate subunit TssG, protein MARFPQGRIEALMAGARRFAALQPGLLAQAGYGPGNASLERVRRGVFALAAAVLDRISDFDLDSHRALAEVVAPSSMRPLPAATILEIESRRGPVWHVPAGAEVTSARDPWCRFRLVSPVDVGPYTVENVRAEGRSLRFDLVATADVPLERAVGDALRLYVDGPIPRALSLLMHVLARTERVELRAEGQGVRALGPVAPHGLEPGAMLAPEPDGPPMAGAFLQEYFVFPEKFAFFVLNGLSPALRGANARRATVTLRFTEPLPPGTPIAADGLRVGCVPAVNLFRTTAEPRTFGPGATSFPVRIAGVPRAHAEVYAVLSATAIPRDRMGPEIALPPVRRFAAERLSRDFPYAYSTRLVPSRVHLEADTVLTLTSPREAPPLLEPHILSLELLATNRSCRLAPGELDQPGTGMPPLLRVRNLLPASRYVPASMGADLALRAFARGAISQGDPLFALQSFLFALAPPQPIDEARYRASAARIHAVSALTIAPAEGEGGSRRGYRASLTIDETAFDGLGDVALFVRLLHGALDAHVATNAFFRCEARCTKTGERIAWPGERAHPTAHQHPCTAPSAGKTHGALHAHHEGFRTGTTSLLRRLVAAAPRYGFFEAARLVEHALSRGESHGAHRRLRFGQDASLSFPTGDVGSLTLTGDERHPQARLGLRFLGLVGTASPLAAAWTEHVIQEDDEGTLRAFYDVIHDAFAARLYDTWKARAIEGGFDLQGADPLSRILRSLAGIDAWTTVPDDPLPPMMALGLADFQRGAPHTIDVRTAEQLLQRLLPWPISLEPNVHQMVVVSPFDRAHLAGPRRTADSPSRKGACSTLGDDFVYGERRSDSEGIVRLHIGPVDRATYRTLMPGGAAYFELERLTRRIFDGKITVELEIHLKVEDAPKWQFGGRARLGVDTYYTAHRGQALHARVPLLTNADEARLELVTPPNGAAAEVDPAPHEENAC, encoded by the coding sequence ATGGCGCGCTTCCCCCAAGGCCGCATCGAGGCTTTGATGGCCGGCGCGCGGAGGTTTGCGGCGCTGCAACCGGGGCTGCTGGCGCAAGCCGGCTACGGCCCGGGCAATGCATCGCTCGAGCGCGTGCGCCGCGGGGTGTTCGCGCTCGCGGCGGCCGTCCTCGATCGCATATCCGACTTCGACCTCGACAGCCATCGTGCGCTGGCGGAGGTGGTGGCGCCCTCGTCGATGCGGCCGCTCCCGGCGGCGACGATCCTCGAGATCGAGTCCAGGCGGGGGCCGGTTTGGCATGTGCCCGCGGGGGCGGAGGTCACGTCGGCGCGGGATCCATGGTGCCGCTTTCGGCTCGTGAGCCCCGTGGATGTGGGCCCCTATACCGTGGAGAACGTTCGCGCGGAGGGCCGCTCGCTTCGTTTCGATTTGGTCGCGACCGCGGACGTACCGCTCGAACGAGCCGTGGGCGACGCGCTTCGCCTTTATGTGGACGGCCCCATCCCGCGCGCGCTTTCGCTGCTGATGCACGTGCTCGCGCGCACGGAGCGGGTCGAGCTCCGCGCGGAAGGACAGGGGGTTCGAGCCTTGGGGCCCGTGGCTCCTCATGGGCTCGAGCCTGGCGCGATGCTGGCACCGGAGCCCGATGGTCCGCCCATGGCGGGCGCGTTCTTGCAGGAGTATTTCGTATTTCCAGAGAAGTTTGCGTTCTTCGTCCTCAATGGATTATCGCCCGCGCTTCGGGGCGCGAATGCGCGGCGCGCGACGGTGACCTTGCGATTCACGGAGCCCTTGCCACCCGGGACGCCGATCGCAGCCGACGGGTTGCGCGTGGGGTGCGTGCCGGCCGTAAACCTCTTTCGCACCACCGCCGAACCACGAACCTTCGGCCCCGGCGCCACGAGCTTTCCAGTTCGGATCGCAGGCGTACCGCGCGCGCACGCCGAGGTCTACGCCGTGCTCTCGGCGACGGCGATCCCGCGGGATCGCATGGGCCCGGAGATCGCTTTACCGCCGGTGCGCCGCTTTGCCGCCGAGCGGTTGTCACGCGACTTCCCGTATGCGTATTCCACTCGCCTCGTGCCCTCCCGCGTGCACCTCGAAGCGGACACCGTCCTCACCTTGACCAGCCCGCGCGAAGCCCCACCGCTGCTCGAGCCGCATATCCTCTCGCTCGAGCTCCTCGCGACCAACCGCTCATGCCGTCTCGCGCCCGGGGAGCTCGATCAGCCGGGCACCGGCATGCCCCCACTGCTCCGGGTGCGCAACCTTCTCCCGGCGTCCCGGTATGTCCCCGCCTCCATGGGGGCCGATCTGGCGCTCCGCGCCTTCGCGCGCGGCGCCATCTCCCAGGGCGATCCGCTCTTTGCGTTGCAAAGCTTTCTCTTCGCCCTCGCACCCCCACAGCCCATCGACGAGGCACGCTATCGCGCCAGCGCGGCCCGCATCCACGCGGTGAGCGCGCTCACGATCGCGCCGGCGGAAGGCGAAGGCGGCTCGCGCCGAGGATACCGAGCATCGCTCACGATCGACGAAACCGCCTTCGATGGCCTCGGCGATGTCGCCCTCTTCGTGCGGCTGCTCCACGGTGCGCTCGACGCTCATGTGGCGACCAATGCCTTCTTCCGTTGCGAGGCGCGCTGCACCAAAACGGGGGAGCGGATCGCATGGCCCGGGGAACGTGCGCACCCCACGGCGCACCAGCACCCCTGCACGGCGCCCTCCGCCGGCAAGACCCACGGCGCGCTCCACGCGCACCACGAAGGCTTTCGAACGGGGACGACCTCGCTGCTCCGGCGGCTGGTGGCGGCCGCGCCGCGCTATGGATTCTTCGAGGCCGCGCGCCTGGTCGAGCATGCGCTGTCCCGCGGAGAGTCCCATGGGGCGCACCGGCGCCTTCGATTCGGCCAGGACGCGAGCCTCTCGTTTCCGACGGGCGATGTCGGATCCCTCACCCTCACGGGTGACGAGCGCCACCCGCAAGCCCGCCTCGGGCTTCGGTTCTTGGGCCTCGTGGGCACGGCCTCGCCCCTGGCGGCCGCATGGACCGAGCACGTCATTCAAGAAGACGACGAGGGCACCTTGCGCGCCTTTTACGACGTCATCCACGATGCGTTCGCCGCGCGCCTCTACGACACGTGGAAGGCGCGCGCCATCGAGGGTGGCTTCGATCTGCAGGGCGCCGACCCGCTCAGCCGCATCCTCCGCTCGCTCGCGGGGATCGATGCATGGACCACCGTCCCCGACGATCCGCTCCCGCCCATGATGGCGCTCGGGCTCGCGGACTTTCAGCGCGGCGCACCGCACACCATCGACGTCCGGACGGCCGAGCAACTTTTGCAACGCTTGCTCCCGTGGCCCATCTCCCTCGAGCCCAATGTGCACCAAATGGTCGTCGTGAGCCCCTTCGATCGCGCGCACCTCGCAGGCCCGCGGCGCACGGCGGACAGCCCTTCCCGCAAAGGCGCGTGCTCCACCCTCGGCGACGACTTCGTCTATGGCGAACGAAGGAGCGATAGCGAGGGGATCGTTCGTCTGCACATAGGCCCCGTGGACCGCGCGACGTATCGGACGTTGATGCCGGGGGGCGCAGCCTATTTCGAGCTCGAGCGCCTCACGCGGCGCATCTTCGATGGCAAAATCACCGTGGAGCTCGAGATCCACTTGAAGGTCGAAGATGCGCCGAAATGGCAATTCGGCGGCCGCGCTCGACTGGGGGTAGATACGTATTACACCGCGCACCGCGGCCAAGCGCTCCACGCGCGTGTTCCGCTCCTGACCAACGCCGACGAAGCGCGCCTCGAGCTCGTCACCCCTCCCAACGGCGCCGCGGCCGAGGTGGATCCCGCTCCTCACGAGGAGAACGCATGCTGA
- a CDS encoding type VI secretion system baseplate subunit TssF, giving the protein MQFLHEEHFGSSMFRQLFENALHEMWDGFHELGARYPRLAPLLTRHAHEDISALVQSTAFALATLDERRQDGDQRLLRPLMARALPECLRPRPASTILELPSAMTHAVNAQGTAFWARLPALPPMPFRAMGAVTPAPYEVRDARMHRIHATSQVLHIELGGVSGAALGSVLPEKVRFFLHLEPSVALDVLHALRIARDGIEVETFGADEERLAYGHLPRDAFAWVRVDTDEPPLVSAPADRFRSGTLLRDLGAFVEGYFFFEIALGAFRSEAIERIVLNLPLAQVVEGASTLSRHHVRLFCVPATNEYETTLEPLRAADGPEWSLAAVDRPHAEILHVRSIWTNARQGPVPLVSWESPDRPHTLEAGLVYYMLEQSASRELSRTETRMSLATRERLRAPPPGPLGGDVLASDGLLTQALGLGDVDGRNITRISPSRRAPLGDESMRLNAFARMSPRRLAEPVHLEAFLHLHAAPPPEESAVQVPAFRRMAHRNERRRLPGGGWQSGDAFELLIDTGKCRDSEAWLVCTLLSRALGERSDVLRFSRLTVLRGRETFAVCGARNGERYPFPLG; this is encoded by the coding sequence GTGCAGTTCCTTCATGAGGAGCACTTTGGGAGCTCGATGTTTCGCCAACTCTTCGAGAACGCACTCCACGAAATGTGGGATGGCTTTCACGAGCTCGGGGCTCGCTATCCCCGGCTGGCGCCGTTGCTCACGCGCCATGCGCACGAGGATATCTCCGCCCTGGTCCAGTCGACCGCCTTTGCGCTCGCCACCCTCGACGAGCGGCGGCAGGATGGAGACCAACGCCTGCTCCGTCCCTTGATGGCGCGGGCCCTCCCGGAGTGCTTGCGACCGCGCCCCGCCTCCACGATTTTGGAGCTCCCCTCGGCCATGACCCACGCCGTGAACGCGCAAGGCACCGCCTTTTGGGCGCGTCTTCCCGCGCTGCCGCCCATGCCCTTTCGAGCCATGGGGGCCGTCACGCCGGCGCCTTACGAGGTTCGCGACGCGCGCATGCATCGCATTCACGCGACCTCGCAAGTGCTCCATATCGAGCTCGGTGGCGTGAGCGGCGCGGCCTTGGGGAGCGTTCTCCCCGAAAAGGTGAGGTTCTTTCTTCACCTCGAGCCGAGCGTTGCGCTCGATGTGCTCCATGCGCTGCGGATCGCGCGGGACGGTATCGAGGTCGAGACCTTTGGCGCAGACGAGGAACGGCTCGCGTACGGGCATCTGCCCCGCGATGCGTTTGCGTGGGTCCGTGTGGATACCGACGAACCGCCCCTGGTGTCGGCGCCCGCCGATCGGTTTCGCTCGGGGACGCTCTTGCGCGATCTCGGTGCGTTCGTCGAGGGCTATTTCTTCTTCGAAATCGCGCTGGGCGCCTTTCGATCCGAAGCCATCGAGCGGATTGTATTGAATCTTCCGCTCGCCCAGGTCGTCGAGGGCGCCTCCACATTGAGCCGTCACCATGTGCGCCTCTTCTGTGTTCCGGCCACCAATGAATACGAAACGACCCTCGAGCCTCTTCGCGCGGCCGACGGCCCCGAATGGTCGCTCGCGGCCGTCGATCGCCCGCACGCCGAGATCCTGCATGTGCGCTCGATTTGGACGAACGCGCGCCAAGGTCCCGTGCCGCTCGTCTCGTGGGAATCGCCGGATCGGCCGCATACACTCGAGGCGGGCCTCGTGTATTACATGCTCGAGCAGAGCGCCTCGCGCGAGCTCTCCCGAACCGAAACGCGCATGTCCCTCGCGACGCGGGAACGTCTTCGTGCGCCCCCGCCGGGGCCTCTCGGCGGTGACGTGCTGGCGAGCGACGGCCTGCTCACCCAAGCGCTCGGCCTGGGCGATGTCGACGGCCGAAACATCACGCGAATCTCACCCTCGCGCCGCGCACCGCTCGGCGACGAGAGCATGCGGCTCAACGCATTTGCGCGCATGTCCCCGCGCAGGCTCGCCGAGCCGGTTCATCTCGAAGCCTTTTTGCATCTGCACGCGGCGCCGCCGCCCGAGGAGAGCGCCGTCCAGGTCCCCGCCTTTCGACGCATGGCGCACCGAAATGAACGACGCCGGCTCCCCGGCGGAGGTTGGCAGAGCGGCGATGCGTTCGAGCTCCTCATCGATACGGGCAAATGCCGCGATAGCGAGGCATGGCTCGTGTGCACGCTCCTTTCGCGCGCCCTCGGCGAACGGAGCGACGTGCTCCGCTTTTCACGTCTCACCGTCCTGCGCGGGCGCGAGACCTTCGCCGTCTGCGGCGCGCGCAACGGCGAGCGCTACCCCTTCCCTTTGGGATGA
- a CDS encoding aldehyde dehydrogenase family protein yields the protein MSARASFLASGVETFESRNPATGALIGTYPIFTAAQVHETVRRARSAAGWWAELGFAARGKVLRAWRSTLMRRSKELVDLVHAENGKPEADAMVEVILSAQHLDWASKHAREVLGPRRVPSGMMMFNHSATVEYQPLGVIGVLGPWNYPVFGPIGSIGYALAAGNAVVFKPSEYTPQIGHWLADTFRELVGDRPLFQTVTGPGSTGAALCRSGVDKIGFTGSPATGRKVLAACAEDLTPAAIECGGSDALLVDEDADLDAAADAAVWGGMSNAGQTCIGIERVYVHERVYDAFVAKVVRLAGSLAAGEGEPIGPITMPSQVTIIRRHIADALERGGRALIGGLHAVGERYVQPTVLVDVPEESAAVREETFGPTLTVARVKDMDEALQKANGTKFGLGGAVFSRRRGLELARRMRSGMTSVNAALTFAGVPSLPYGGVGESGFGRIHGPEGLREWARPKAITQQRFSSPLRATTFRRRSSDERWLAHLARLLYGR from the coding sequence ATGAGTGCTCGTGCATCCTTCCTTGCTTCGGGGGTGGAAACCTTCGAGTCACGCAACCCGGCGACGGGTGCCCTCATCGGGACGTATCCCATCTTCACCGCCGCCCAGGTCCATGAGACCGTGCGGCGGGCACGCAGCGCGGCGGGGTGGTGGGCCGAGCTCGGGTTTGCGGCGCGCGGAAAGGTGCTCCGCGCGTGGCGCTCGACATTGATGCGAAGGTCCAAGGAATTGGTCGACCTCGTACACGCCGAAAACGGCAAGCCCGAGGCCGACGCCATGGTCGAGGTCATCCTATCGGCACAGCACCTCGATTGGGCGAGCAAGCATGCGCGCGAGGTGTTGGGGCCGAGGCGCGTGCCATCCGGAATGATGATGTTCAATCACTCCGCGACGGTGGAGTACCAGCCGCTGGGGGTGATCGGGGTCCTCGGTCCTTGGAACTATCCGGTGTTCGGCCCCATTGGTTCGATTGGGTATGCGCTGGCCGCAGGCAACGCCGTGGTCTTCAAGCCGAGCGAGTACACACCCCAAATTGGCCATTGGCTGGCCGACACCTTTCGCGAGCTCGTGGGCGACAGGCCGCTCTTTCAAACGGTGACCGGACCGGGCTCCACGGGCGCCGCGCTCTGTCGCTCGGGGGTCGACAAGATTGGCTTCACCGGTAGCCCGGCCACCGGACGAAAGGTGTTGGCCGCCTGCGCCGAAGACCTCACACCCGCCGCCATCGAATGCGGTGGCTCGGACGCGTTGCTCGTCGACGAGGACGCGGATCTCGACGCGGCGGCGGATGCAGCGGTTTGGGGCGGGATGAGCAACGCAGGGCAAACCTGCATTGGAATCGAGCGCGTTTACGTTCATGAGCGCGTTTACGACGCGTTCGTCGCCAAGGTGGTTCGCCTGGCCGGGAGCCTCGCGGCCGGTGAGGGCGAACCGATCGGGCCGATCACGATGCCCTCGCAGGTGACCATCATCCGCCGGCACATCGCCGATGCGCTCGAGCGGGGAGGTCGAGCGCTCATCGGTGGTCTGCACGCCGTGGGCGAACGGTACGTGCAGCCGACCGTGCTCGTCGATGTGCCCGAGGAGTCTGCCGCCGTGCGCGAGGAGACGTTCGGGCCCACCTTGACCGTCGCCAGAGTAAAAGACATGGACGAGGCCTTGCAAAAAGCAAACGGCACCAAGTTCGGGCTCGGCGGCGCCGTCTTTTCACGCAGGCGCGGCCTGGAGCTCGCGCGGCGCATGCGGTCCGGAATGACGTCGGTGAACGCGGCCCTCACCTTCGCCGGCGTACCCTCGTTGCCATACGGGGGGGTCGGCGAATCCGGCTTTGGCCGCATCCATGGCCCGGAGGGTTTGCGCGAGTGGGCGCGGCCCAAAGCCATTACCCAGCAGCGCTTTTCGAGCCCGCTGCGCGCGACCACGTTCCGACGCCGCTCCTCCGACGAGCGCTGGTTGGCCCACCTGGCGCGTCTCCTCTACGGCCGTTGA
- a CDS encoding serine/threonine-protein kinase, whose translation MALPSYPTVFALRFDIEREGGVGGMGIVYRAFDRVTAQTVALKVLRKTGPTALKRFAVEADALENLHHPGIVRYVAHGVSDDGEPYLAMEWVEGESLGARLTRAAADEQPLGVRDVARLGARIAAALDTAHRIGIVHRDVKPTNILLEGARLDAPKLADFGIARMNASTHETTSGVLVGTVGYLAPEQAHRDVLDGRADLFALGCVLFRCLTNKEAFEGSGMMTILAKLLLHDPPRIRDLRPDVPAALDELVAQLLAKDPDRRPASAASVEAALEQIATSPEHLVTMRRRRPWSLPRWWNHRANSALLVVLLAVIPAGVVLRGIASRPPPTAIPSRAQAAPSAMAITQLAASPSCAAEAVRGYEQGLQALHEASWPRAHFFFDEASRVDPTCPQVQLRALITGETEASSAQQKESLRRATALRDKLSERDRIVLDAYAANVASDPPRVSESVQILESAVRRFPDDAELRVLLVLRKLDLAPGLPQLEEMLDLLGRALRVDPTYADAWQMRGRILGQLRRYDEQLDAIDCCLQAAPNAVDCMTDRIQALRRRGRCSDAASEARRRIAWDEREERTHWYLAINLASSGARREAIDEALHVRWELLPPEKRVWMIPSDRARIAAWEGNFSEVLHELQALADGTKGSIRLEAHVREAVLSVDVLRELGRDSEAALVAARFLERAKVWVKSEPRVSSPAYHEPQFLAAELEGEKLTPDQWRAASTAWAESTQSRMNDFERWVLGWASAVGSKIRASEALEREPPAAAGAMLRSSQQLTFLFGFMEAYEGRLRLYANDARAAVPLLEAAAQSCNSLDFPFLNVRSHLWLGMAKEKLADVAGACAAYGFVIDRWGAARPESVTARDAKRRSRALGCAH comes from the coding sequence TTGGCTCTGCCCAGCTATCCAACGGTATTTGCTCTGCGGTTCGACATCGAACGCGAGGGTGGCGTCGGCGGCATGGGCATCGTGTACCGCGCGTTCGACCGCGTCACCGCCCAGACGGTCGCCCTCAAGGTCTTGCGCAAGACCGGTCCGACGGCCCTCAAGCGATTTGCGGTGGAGGCCGACGCGTTGGAGAATCTCCATCATCCGGGCATCGTTCGATACGTGGCGCACGGGGTCTCGGACGACGGTGAGCCTTACCTCGCCATGGAATGGGTCGAGGGCGAGAGCCTCGGCGCGCGGCTCACGCGCGCTGCTGCGGACGAACAACCCCTCGGGGTGCGTGACGTCGCGCGCCTCGGGGCGCGCATCGCAGCAGCGCTCGACACCGCGCACCGGATTGGGATCGTGCATCGGGACGTCAAGCCGACCAACATTCTGCTCGAGGGCGCGAGGCTCGATGCGCCGAAGCTCGCCGACTTTGGGATCGCTCGAATGAACGCCTCGACCCATGAGACGACCTCCGGTGTGCTCGTGGGAACGGTGGGCTACTTGGCGCCCGAGCAGGCACACCGCGACGTCCTCGATGGTCGCGCGGACTTGTTCGCGCTCGGGTGCGTGCTCTTTCGTTGCCTCACCAACAAAGAGGCGTTCGAAGGGTCGGGGATGATGACGATCCTCGCGAAGTTGCTCCTCCACGATCCGCCGCGGATCCGCGATCTGCGCCCCGATGTCCCCGCGGCGCTCGACGAGCTGGTCGCGCAGTTGTTGGCCAAAGATCCCGATCGGCGGCCCGCATCGGCGGCCAGCGTGGAAGCCGCGCTCGAGCAGATTGCAACGTCGCCGGAGCACCTGGTCACGATGCGCCGGCGGCGCCCCTGGTCGTTGCCACGATGGTGGAACCACCGGGCGAACTCGGCGCTCCTCGTCGTACTGCTCGCGGTCATTCCGGCTGGGGTCGTCCTTCGGGGGATCGCGTCGCGCCCCCCGCCGACGGCCATCCCATCGCGCGCGCAAGCGGCTCCCTCCGCGATGGCCATCACGCAGCTCGCCGCGTCGCCGTCGTGCGCTGCCGAGGCGGTTCGCGGGTACGAGCAAGGCCTGCAAGCGCTTCACGAGGCCTCCTGGCCGCGCGCGCATTTCTTCTTCGACGAGGCATCGCGCGTGGATCCAACGTGCCCTCAAGTCCAGCTGCGCGCGCTCATCACCGGCGAGACCGAGGCATCCTCGGCGCAACAAAAGGAGAGCCTCCGTCGCGCCACCGCGCTGCGCGACAAGCTGAGCGAGCGCGATCGGATCGTGCTCGACGCCTACGCGGCGAACGTGGCCTCCGACCCGCCACGCGTGAGCGAGTCGGTCCAAATCCTCGAGTCGGCCGTGCGCCGCTTTCCGGACGATGCCGAGCTCCGCGTCCTTCTGGTGCTCCGAAAGCTGGATCTCGCTCCGGGCCTCCCGCAGCTCGAAGAGATGCTCGACCTGCTGGGGCGCGCGTTGCGCGTCGACCCCACGTACGCCGACGCGTGGCAAATGCGAGGCCGCATCCTCGGCCAGCTCCGTCGCTATGACGAGCAGCTCGACGCGATCGATTGTTGCCTCCAGGCGGCGCCGAACGCGGTCGACTGCATGACCGACCGCATCCAGGCGCTGCGCCGCCGAGGCCGATGCAGCGATGCCGCGTCGGAGGCGCGCCGCCGGATCGCGTGGGACGAGCGCGAAGAGCGGACGCATTGGTACCTCGCGATCAACCTCGCGTCGAGCGGCGCGCGCCGCGAGGCCATCGACGAAGCGCTGCACGTGCGATGGGAGCTGCTCCCACCCGAGAAGCGCGTCTGGATGATCCCGAGCGATCGCGCCCGGATCGCCGCCTGGGAAGGGAACTTTTCAGAGGTCCTCCACGAGCTCCAAGCGCTCGCGGACGGGACCAAAGGGAGCATCCGCCTCGAGGCCCACGTGCGCGAAGCCGTCCTCTCCGTCGACGTCTTGCGCGAGCTGGGCCGAGACTCCGAGGCGGCGCTCGTCGCCGCGCGCTTCCTCGAGCGCGCCAAGGTGTGGGTGAAATCGGAGCCTCGCGTCTCCAGCCCCGCGTACCACGAGCCGCAATTTCTCGCGGCGGAGCTCGAAGGCGAGAAGCTCACGCCCGACCAATGGCGCGCCGCCAGCACCGCGTGGGCCGAATCGACCCAATCGCGCATGAACGATTTCGAGCGATGGGTCCTGGGGTGGGCGAGCGCGGTCGGCTCCAAGATCCGCGCGTCCGAAGCCCTCGAGCGCGAACCCCCCGCGGCCGCCGGCGCGATGCTGCGTTCGTCGCAGCAGCTCACCTTCCTCTTTGGCTTCATGGAGGCCTACGAGGGCCGCCTCCGTCTCTACGCCAACGACGCGCGCGCGGCCGTGCCGCTCCTCGAAGCCGCCGCGCAGTCGTGCAATAGCCTCGACTTTCCCTTCCTCAACGTGCGCTCGCATCTCTGGCTCGGCATGGCAAAAGAAAAGCTCGCCGACGTCGCAGGCGCCTGCGCGGCCTATGGCTTCGTCATCGATCGCTGGGGCGCCGCGAGGCCCGAATCCGTGACCGCCCGCGATGCAAAACGGAGAAGCCGCGCCCTCGGGTGCGCGCACTGA
- a CDS encoding GPW/gp25 family protein, which translates to MSALRDIARSEPHRRAPQTSQGELRARLLADIDMLFGTVRGSMPGDLGYGVGDVTSIYQSREDAGKAWCLETQQALRRYVPLLRAPRVTYHTTGKLDLVFRVKIEGAIALGGRELPVAFEASIDPRRAWRIG; encoded by the coding sequence GTGAGCGCGCTCCGCGACATCGCCCGATCCGAGCCCCATCGCCGAGCGCCGCAAACCTCGCAGGGCGAGCTGCGGGCGCGCCTCCTCGCCGACATCGACATGCTCTTCGGGACCGTGCGCGGATCGATGCCCGGCGATCTCGGCTACGGCGTCGGGGACGTCACCTCGATTTACCAATCGAGGGAGGACGCCGGAAAGGCTTGGTGCCTGGAGACGCAACAGGCGCTCCGCCGCTACGTCCCGCTCTTGCGCGCTCCGCGCGTGACGTACCACACTACGGGCAAGCTCGATCTGGTGTTTCGCGTGAAGATCGAGGGCGCCATCGCGCTCGGTGGCCGCGAGCTCCCCGTGGCCTTCGAGGCCTCGATCGATCCCCGCCGCGCGTGGAGGATTGGCTGA
- a CDS encoding type VI secretion system tube protein Hcp: MTSNQQAIIYVEIKGSKQGRFKSDPSRAGKDKPTCVAYRFGIEVPHETRGSADIVRNQPLCIICEWNSFVVQCMQAAWNNSEPLEEVVLTFMRQEAGGSERPYKTMTLKNATIALLRNGSADPDYILRDDYRDLTLIGFLAEEILVESGDDKAQYKRRSTGP; encoded by the coding sequence ATGACATCGAATCAGCAGGCGATCATCTATGTGGAAATCAAAGGCTCGAAGCAAGGACGCTTCAAGAGCGATCCCTCGCGCGCCGGCAAGGACAAGCCGACGTGCGTGGCCTATCGATTCGGCATCGAGGTGCCCCACGAGACGCGCGGCTCGGCCGATATCGTCCGCAACCAGCCTTTGTGCATCATTTGCGAATGGAACTCGTTCGTGGTGCAGTGCATGCAGGCTGCATGGAACAACAGCGAGCCGCTGGAGGAGGTCGTATTGACGTTCATGCGTCAAGAGGCGGGAGGGAGCGAGAGACCGTACAAGACGATGACGCTCAAGAACGCCACCATCGCGCTCCTTCGAAATGGCTCCGCGGATCCGGATTACATCTTGCGCGACGACTACCGCGATCTCACGCTCATCGGGTTTTTGGCCGAAGAGATCCTGGTCGAGAGCGGCGACGACAAAGCGCAGTACAAGCGACGGAGCACCGGCCCGTGA